In a genomic window of Coriobacteriia bacterium:
- a CDS encoding ABC transporter permease, with product MKSAAVRIGAIARKEFKHLIRDPRILAAVLIVPIVQLLLFAYAISFDVKNVPTVVLDQDKTPASRQYVQAYQSSEFFNVLGEVADLSAVDRQFDRNLARIAVVIPSGFERALASGEKAQVAVLIDGSEPNSAQIGQAYTVALNRVYGQKMLFAWADRQGLDVTQFGQLQAQVRTWYNPEKRSSDFLIPGLMVVIIMIVTVQQTAVTLVRERDQGTQEQLAVSPLRRVELMVGKLLPWTVLAFLDMGAITAVGIGVFGVPLRGSVAFLSVSAIVFVAAALGMGLIISALAPSLETANITALLISFLPAFMLSGFAFPLESIPRVLQWVSYAFPGRYMIAISRGVFLKGAGFAELWPQLLYLSIFAIVVTTIASVLYGRRSQ from the coding sequence ATGAAGTCCGCTGCCGTTCGCATCGGCGCGATCGCACGCAAGGAGTTCAAGCATCTCATTCGCGATCCGCGCATTCTGGCGGCCGTGCTCATCGTCCCAATCGTGCAGCTGCTGCTGTTCGCCTACGCCATCAGCTTCGACGTGAAGAACGTCCCGACGGTGGTACTCGATCAGGACAAGACGCCGGCGAGCCGACAATACGTGCAGGCCTACCAGTCCTCCGAGTTCTTCAACGTGCTGGGTGAAGTCGCAGACCTCTCCGCGGTCGACCGGCAGTTCGACCGCAATCTGGCTCGCATCGCCGTGGTCATCCCCTCCGGGTTCGAGCGCGCGCTCGCCTCGGGTGAGAAGGCGCAGGTCGCCGTGCTCATCGATGGCAGCGAGCCCAATTCGGCGCAGATCGGGCAGGCCTACACGGTCGCTCTCAACCGGGTTTACGGCCAGAAGATGCTCTTCGCTTGGGCTGACAGACAGGGCCTCGACGTGACGCAGTTCGGGCAGCTGCAAGCCCAGGTGCGAACCTGGTACAACCCCGAAAAGCGCTCGTCGGACTTCCTGATTCCTGGGCTCATGGTGGTCATCATCATGATCGTGACCGTGCAGCAGACGGCAGTCACGCTCGTACGCGAGCGGGACCAGGGCACGCAGGAACAGCTGGCGGTCAGCCCGCTTCGCCGAGTCGAACTGATGGTCGGCAAACTTCTGCCATGGACAGTGCTTGCGTTCCTCGATATGGGAGCGATCACTGCCGTCGGGATCGGTGTGTTCGGCGTTCCTCTGCGCGGAAGTGTGGCCTTCCTCTCCGTTTCCGCGATCGTATTCGTGGCCGCAGCCCTAGGCATGGGACTGATCATCTCCGCACTCGCCCCGTCGCTTGAGACCGCCAACATCACAGCACTGCTCATCTCCTTCCTGCCGGCGTTCATGCTGTCGGGCTTCGCCTTCCCGCTCGAATCGATACCGCGCGTACTCCAGTGGGTGAGCTACGCCTTTCCGGGCCGCTACATGATCGCGATTTCACGCGGCGTCTTCCTGAAAGGTGCCGGCTTCGCCGAGCTCTGGCCGCAGTTGCTCTACCTCTCGATCTTCGCGATCGTGGTCACCACAATCGCATCCGTCCTCTACGGGAGGCGGTCGCAGTGA
- a CDS encoding ABC transporter permease, translating into MSLKRIRLLIWKEFVQLRRDPLLLRLLLLMPVAQLIFFGYVVAADVRNLPTAVVDLDHSSVSRQLESSFSSSGYFVIKAHPAAEGDLQPLLDRGDIAVALVIPEGTQARIDRGETASIGIIVDGSDSKTASVGSSYAAQIVAAFNQERIAAQGITLSAPGIDARVRVVFNPTLRAVNTMIPGLIAAILMISMMAIMSQAVVRERERGTLEQMFVTPIGRGEYLIGKVTPYMIIAVAQMALVALIGRYWFRVPFNGQLAVVIVGLGLFMLTSVGLGLLVSLVSRTRQQAQQTVMFILIPTMVLSGFIFPIESMPAEVVPLTYLIPLRYALTVLRGAFVKGSGFEALAVPLIAMTVFSAVIFCAAIVATRKRLSE; encoded by the coding sequence GTGAGCCTGAAGCGCATTCGCCTTCTCATCTGGAAAGAGTTCGTTCAGCTTCGCCGAGACCCCCTGCTGCTGAGGCTTCTTCTCCTGATGCCGGTCGCCCAGCTCATCTTTTTCGGCTATGTGGTCGCCGCCGACGTGCGCAATCTCCCCACGGCCGTCGTCGATCTGGATCACAGCTCAGTATCGCGCCAACTTGAGTCCTCCTTCTCCAGTTCCGGCTACTTCGTCATCAAGGCCCACCCGGCCGCCGAAGGCGACCTCCAACCACTGCTCGACCGGGGCGACATCGCGGTTGCGCTGGTCATCCCGGAAGGCACGCAAGCGCGGATCGACCGGGGCGAGACGGCGTCCATCGGCATCATCGTCGATGGGTCTGACAGCAAGACGGCGTCGGTGGGCAGCAGCTACGCGGCGCAGATCGTGGCGGCGTTCAACCAGGAGCGCATCGCCGCCCAAGGCATCACCCTCTCGGCACCGGGAATCGACGCACGAGTCCGCGTGGTGTTCAACCCGACGCTGCGCGCCGTCAACACGATGATCCCAGGACTCATCGCGGCGATCCTCATGATCTCGATGATGGCGATCATGTCGCAGGCGGTCGTGCGCGAGCGGGAGCGCGGCACGCTCGAGCAGATGTTCGTCACGCCGATCGGCCGCGGCGAGTACCTGATCGGCAAGGTCACGCCCTACATGATCATCGCCGTCGCACAGATGGCGCTCGTCGCACTCATCGGCCGTTACTGGTTCCGAGTACCTTTCAACGGCCAACTCGCAGTGGTGATCGTGGGACTCGGCCTGTTCATGCTCACGTCGGTCGGTCTCGGGTTGTTGGTGTCTTTGGTTTCGCGCACCCGTCAACAGGCTCAGCAGACGGTTATGTTCATCCTGATCCCCACAATGGTCCTCTCTGGCTTCATCTTCCCCATCGAGTCGATGCCGGCGGAAGTGGTACCCCTCACCTACCTGATCCCGCTCCGTTACGCGCTGACCGTGCTTCGCGGGGCGTTCGTCAAGGGCAGCGGCTTCGAGGCTCTTGCCGTGCCGCTGATCGCGATGACGGTATTCTCGGCCGTCATCTTCTGCGCAGCTATTGTGGCGACCCGCAAACGGCTGTCGGAATAG
- a CDS encoding ABC transporter ATP-binding protein, producing MTPATNNLHGTTPNPEAAISVRGLTKRFGRFTAVDGIDFDVARGEVFGFLGPNGCGKTTTIRMLTGTIAPQSGSALVLGDDVIAKPERVKRRIGYMSQKFALFEDMTVDENLRFYAGVYDLPAEKFASRRAYVLEMADLIGRESELTANLSVGWRQRLALGAATIHEPELLFLDEPTSGVDPVARRQFWDLLYDLASKGTTLFVTTHYMEEASHCNRLAFIYRGRIIAEGTPHEIRTDFMMQRILEVAVGDTDSVLEWLETAEGVEEAYLSGALLHAVIAEEIRGDGPSSAAAFADRLHDAGFVDARVATVEPTIEDVFVNLVSRERAASGP from the coding sequence ATGACCCCAGCGACGAACAACTTGCATGGCACGACACCGAATCCCGAAGCAGCCATCTCGGTCCGAGGCCTCACCAAGAGATTTGGCCGATTCACGGCGGTCGACGGCATCGATTTCGATGTAGCCCGCGGCGAGGTCTTCGGCTTCCTCGGCCCCAATGGCTGCGGCAAGACCACCACCATTCGTATGCTCACCGGCACGATCGCGCCGCAGTCCGGAAGCGCACTGGTCCTCGGCGACGACGTTATCGCGAAGCCAGAGCGCGTGAAGCGGCGCATTGGTTACATGTCGCAGAAGTTCGCTCTCTTCGAAGACATGACCGTCGACGAGAACTTGCGTTTCTACGCCGGCGTCTACGACCTCCCTGCCGAGAAGTTCGCATCCCGGCGCGCTTACGTGCTGGAAATGGCCGATCTCATCGGCCGCGAAAGCGAACTCACGGCGAACCTCTCCGTGGGTTGGCGTCAACGCCTCGCACTGGGAGCGGCGACGATCCACGAACCGGAACTCCTGTTCCTCGACGAGCCCACCAGCGGCGTCGATCCTGTCGCGCGGCGGCAGTTCTGGGACCTGCTTTACGACCTCGCGAGCAAGGGCACCACGCTCTTCGTGACCACGCACTACATGGAGGAAGCCAGCCATTGCAACCGCCTCGCCTTCATCTACCGCGGCCGAATCATCGCCGAAGGCACGCCCCACGAGATTCGCACCGACTTCATGATGCAGCGCATCCTCGAAGTCGCCGTCGGAGACACGGATTCGGTGCTCGAATGGCTCGAAACTGCCGAGGGAGTCGAGGAAGCGTACTTGTCCGGAGCGCTGCTACACGCCGTCATCGCCGAGGAGATACGAGGCGACGGCCCCTCCTCGGCAGCCGCGTTCGCAGACCGGCTACACGATGCGGGATTCGTTGACGCGCGAGTCGCGACTGTAGAACCCACAATTGAGGACGTGTTCGTGAACCTGGTTTCCCGCGAGAGGGCTGCGTCGGGGCCCTAG
- a CDS encoding MFS transporter: MISKTFSPLGVADYRSLWIGQIVSVAGDRINQIAMALMVYSLTGSMLQMGIMLGIVLLPAALFGLVAGVLVDRLDRRRVMIAADLIRMVVVLAIPFVVHFGIGWAYALAFVASAVSLLFTPAKRALIPEIVNSRDLMASNSLDNASEAVAELVGLAIGGVVVATIGYSWAFGIDAATFAFSAVCISLIRHRRPVVAAPLPHVGIYAELTEGLRSIWHHDLLRELSGFYVFTAMLGQASVALCYALALERYQAGATGLAMLDAAIAVGILAGSVLIARGGMGRAGTKFLSGVAGMGVAVGLVALAYNIWIAMAFLLAAGIANMYFFIPATTLYQTHSNEAVRGRVMAAITTLTRIAMVLGTVIVGALAERMPIAWLAAALGVGGVLVAAAGSTQAALREA; this comes from the coding sequence GTGATCTCGAAGACATTCTCACCGCTGGGAGTGGCGGACTACCGATCCCTTTGGATCGGGCAGATCGTTTCGGTTGCTGGCGATAGGATCAACCAGATCGCCATGGCGCTCATGGTGTACTCGCTCACCGGTTCGATGCTCCAGATGGGCATCATGCTTGGGATCGTTCTCTTGCCGGCCGCTCTCTTCGGACTCGTGGCGGGCGTTCTCGTGGATCGGCTGGACCGCCGCCGAGTCATGATCGCCGCCGATTTGATTCGCATGGTCGTGGTTCTTGCTATTCCATTCGTCGTTCACTTCGGCATAGGGTGGGCGTACGCGCTGGCGTTTGTGGCTTCCGCAGTCTCACTGCTGTTCACCCCCGCCAAACGTGCGCTCATTCCTGAGATCGTGAACTCGCGCGACTTGATGGCTTCCAACTCGCTTGACAATGCCTCTGAAGCGGTCGCCGAACTTGTGGGGCTCGCCATCGGCGGCGTCGTGGTAGCGACGATTGGCTATTCGTGGGCCTTTGGGATCGATGCGGCGACATTCGCCTTCTCGGCGGTGTGCATCAGCCTCATCCGTCATCGCAGGCCGGTAGTGGCCGCACCTCTCCCCCATGTCGGCATCTATGCCGAGCTGACCGAGGGATTGCGCTCGATCTGGCATCACGACCTCCTTCGGGAGCTCTCCGGCTTCTACGTGTTCACAGCCATGCTTGGGCAGGCGTCGGTCGCCCTATGCTACGCCCTTGCACTTGAACGCTATCAGGCTGGGGCCACGGGTCTTGCGATGCTCGATGCCGCGATCGCTGTTGGTATCTTGGCAGGGTCAGTCCTGATCGCACGAGGCGGCATGGGCCGGGCGGGCACGAAGTTCTTGAGCGGCGTGGCCGGAATGGGTGTCGCGGTGGGGCTGGTCGCCTTGGCCTACAACATCTGGATCGCTATGGCGTTTCTTCTGGCCGCAGGTATCGCGAACATGTACTTCTTCATCCCGGCAACGACGTTGTACCAGACGCATTCCAACGAAGCCGTGCGAGGCAGAGTCATGGCTGCGATCACCACACTGACGCGCATTGCAATGGTATTAGGAACCGTCATCGTTGGTGCCCTTGCCGAGAGGATGCCCATAGCCTGGCTGGCCGCAGCCCTCGGCGTCGGTGGGGTACTTGTAGCAGCAGCGGGATCCACCCAAGCGGCGCTGCGCGAAGCCTAG
- a CDS encoding FAD-binding protein, protein MTQQQSCGSSKEAHVPVSTYDVIVVGAGPAGIFSAIELVRSGITNVLVVEKGRAIAKRRCPARRTACAGCKTCDIMTGWGGAGAFSDGKLTLTTEVGGWLGEYISNSELQSLVEYADRIWLEFGASPKVYGPDSDTAVKLESEAATAGMRLIPMRIRHMGSDRSPQVLDAMMNYLKQAGVTVRTECPVTRIVVQDGHVTGIELSPGEFAEADRVIVAPGREGADWLAGQMRLLGIGLVNNAVDIGVRVECPAPIMQRLTDALYEAKLIYRTKTFGDVVRTFCMNPSGEVTTESYGDVVTVNGHSYAEEKTPYTNFAVLVSQRFTEPFRDPIAYGRSIAKLANLLGGGILVQRFADLKVGRRSTPERIAQAQVEPTLEHATAGDLSAVLPYRHMTDIVEFLEAMEAIAPGIAGPGTLLYGVEVKFYSSRVEVNQALETAVGGLFAIGDGAGLTRGLVQSSVSGVIAARAALVGCGGV, encoded by the coding sequence ATGACCCAGCAACAGTCTTGCGGAAGTTCCAAGGAGGCACACGTGCCGGTTTCCACCTATGACGTGATCGTGGTCGGCGCTGGTCCGGCGGGCATCTTCTCGGCGATTGAGTTGGTGCGCTCCGGAATCACGAACGTTCTCGTCGTTGAGAAGGGGCGCGCGATCGCAAAGCGCCGCTGTCCGGCGCGCAGGACAGCGTGCGCCGGCTGCAAGACCTGCGACATCATGACTGGATGGGGTGGAGCAGGCGCTTTCTCGGATGGCAAACTGACGCTCACCACCGAGGTGGGCGGGTGGCTCGGCGAGTACATTTCGAACAGTGAACTTCAGTCACTCGTTGAGTACGCTGACCGCATCTGGCTGGAGTTCGGTGCGTCACCGAAGGTGTACGGACCTGATTCCGACACCGCGGTAAAGCTGGAGAGCGAAGCTGCGACGGCTGGCATGAGGCTCATTCCGATGCGTATACGGCACATGGGGAGCGACCGTTCGCCGCAGGTGCTCGACGCGATGATGAACTACCTCAAGCAGGCGGGAGTGACGGTTCGCACCGAATGCCCCGTCACTCGAATCGTGGTGCAAGACGGGCATGTGACGGGGATCGAACTCTCGCCGGGTGAGTTTGCGGAGGCGGATCGGGTCATCGTCGCGCCGGGGCGCGAGGGCGCCGACTGGCTTGCCGGACAGATGCGCCTCCTCGGGATCGGACTCGTGAACAACGCGGTCGACATAGGAGTACGTGTTGAGTGTCCTGCTCCGATAATGCAACGCCTGACTGACGCGCTTTATGAGGCGAAGCTCATATATCGCACAAAGACGTTTGGGGACGTCGTTCGCACCTTCTGCATGAATCCGTCCGGCGAGGTCACGACAGAAAGCTATGGAGACGTCGTCACGGTCAACGGGCATTCCTATGCCGAGGAAAAGACCCCATACACCAACTTCGCGGTGCTCGTCAGCCAGAGGTTCACCGAGCCGTTCCGGGATCCGATTGCATACGGCCGTTCCATCGCGAAGCTGGCCAACTTGCTGGGCGGCGGTATTCTCGTTCAGCGATTCGCCGACCTGAAGGTTGGACGACGGTCGACTCCCGAACGCATCGCCCAGGCTCAAGTGGAACCCACTCTTGAGCACGCGACGGCCGGCGATCTCTCAGCGGTGCTTCCGTATCGCCACATGACGGATATCGTGGAGTTCCTGGAAGCGATGGAGGCAATCGCGCCGGGTATCGCAGGACCGGGGACTTTGCTGTACGGTGTCGAAGTGAAATTCTACTCCTCGCGTGTTGAGGTGAATCAGGCTCTTGAGACTGCCGTCGGAGGCCTCTTTGCGATCGGTGATGGTGCAGGGCTCACGCGTGGCTTGGTGCAATCGAGTGTCAGTGGTGTAATAGCAGCACGGGCAGCACTTGTCGGATGCGGGGGCGTCTAA
- the dnaB gene encoding replicative DNA helicase, whose translation MRAAVAADRVPPHNLEAEQATLGAMFLSAEAVEGALALLHPEDFYRPAHSRIFSAMSDLYARSVPVDHLSVADRLEAVGDLEAAGGKPYLLDVTGVVPTAANWPRYAEIVKRTSMLRQLIGAGTQIVALGYDAPDDLDAVVGDAEKLVFDVTNKRVQSNFKYINDLLKISYKELEDLAEAKQHVTGVPTGFEDLDRLLAGLHAGDLIILAARPSVGKTALALNMAVGAAKQGTAVAVFSLEMGAEQLVQRVLCSEARINLQDVRTGYVKDSDWHAIHTAMGKLANLDFWVDDTPSISILELRAKARRQLRDKPKGLIVVDYLQLMQPQNRRNENRQTEIAEISRGLKILAKELKVPIVALSQLSRAVEQRAGKRPQLSDLRESGAIEQDADVVMFIDRNTDPKDTSEDRPPLGSAELIVAKHRNGPTGLIQLAFLDRFVKFVSVPNRPM comes from the coding sequence ATGCGTGCGGCAGTGGCCGCCGACAGGGTACCTCCTCACAATCTCGAAGCGGAACAGGCTACGCTCGGCGCGATGTTTCTGTCGGCCGAGGCGGTCGAAGGTGCCTTGGCGCTTCTGCATCCGGAAGACTTCTATCGTCCGGCCCACTCACGCATCTTCTCGGCGATGAGCGACCTCTACGCGCGGTCGGTTCCGGTGGACCACCTGTCGGTGGCAGATCGGCTCGAGGCCGTCGGAGACCTAGAGGCCGCAGGCGGCAAGCCGTACCTGCTCGACGTCACGGGTGTCGTGCCCACGGCTGCGAACTGGCCGCGCTACGCCGAGATTGTGAAGCGCACGTCGATGCTCAGGCAGTTGATCGGTGCGGGCACGCAGATCGTGGCACTCGGCTACGACGCGCCCGACGACCTCGATGCCGTCGTCGGCGATGCCGAGAAGCTAGTTTTCGACGTTACGAACAAGCGAGTTCAAAGCAACTTCAAGTACATCAACGACCTGCTCAAGATCTCCTACAAAGAACTCGAGGATCTCGCCGAAGCCAAGCAGCATGTCACGGGAGTGCCGACAGGATTCGAAGATCTCGACAGGCTCTTGGCCGGCCTGCATGCGGGCGATCTGATCATCCTCGCCGCACGCCCGTCAGTGGGTAAGACCGCCCTCGCCCTCAACATGGCGGTAGGTGCCGCCAAGCAAGGCACGGCCGTGGCCGTGTTCTCGCTGGAAATGGGAGCTGAGCAGCTGGTCCAGCGCGTGTTGTGCTCGGAAGCCAGAATCAATCTCCAAGACGTTCGCACCGGATACGTGAAAGACTCAGACTGGCACGCGATCCACACGGCGATGGGCAAGCTCGCTAACCTCGACTTCTGGGTTGACGACACGCCGTCCATCTCGATCCTTGAACTGCGCGCGAAAGCCCGCCGACAGCTCAGGGACAAACCCAAAGGCCTCATCGTTGTCGACTACTTGCAGCTCATGCAGCCGCAGAATCGCCGGAACGAAAACCGTCAGACCGAGATCGCCGAGATATCCAGGGGACTCAAGATACTCGCCAAAGAACTCAAGGTCCCCATCGTCGCTCTGTCGCAGCTGTCGCGTGCTGTCGAGCAGCGCGCTGGCAAGCGCCCGCAGCTTTCCGACCTGCGAGAGTCGGGTGCAATCGAGCAAGATGCCGACGTGGTCATGTTCATCGACCGCAACACCGATCCAAAAGACACCAGCGAAGACAGGCCTCCTCTCGGTTCGGCGGAACTGATTGTCGCTAAGCACAGAAATGGGCCGACAGGCTTGATACAGCTCGCCTTCCTGGATCGCTTCGTCAAGTTCGTTTCGGTTCCCAATAGACCCATGTAG
- a CDS encoding 50S ribosomal protein L9, with the protein MKVILLQELKGRGSEGDVVDVANGFAVNYLFPRKFAIEATAGNLKQLEQRGKNIRVREDQRREGANSLVERLGDKVINVEAKVGDEGRLFGSVTTTMIQAAISTTLGIDIDRRQIETHGQIKAVGPHVVEVALYRDIKAQVTVNVVPEGYKAPEVPVTAVAEVEGVDADGEAHVEIVEETAEQAAEVE; encoded by the coding sequence ATGAAGGTCATCCTATTGCAGGAACTCAAAGGTCGCGGAAGCGAGGGTGATGTCGTCGACGTCGCCAACGGTTTTGCGGTCAACTATCTGTTTCCGCGCAAGTTCGCCATTGAGGCGACTGCCGGGAACCTGAAGCAGCTCGAGCAGCGCGGTAAGAACATCCGCGTGCGCGAGGATCAACGCCGCGAAGGGGCGAACAGCCTCGTCGAGCGTCTGGGCGATAAGGTCATCAATGTTGAAGCGAAGGTCGGCGACGAAGGTCGCCTCTTTGGCTCCGTCACCACCACGATGATTCAAGCCGCGATCAGCACAACCTTGGGCATCGACATCGATCGCCGTCAGATCGAGACCCACGGACAAATCAAGGCGGTCGGGCCCCACGTGGTCGAAGTCGCTCTGTACCGTGACATCAAGGCGCAGGTCACTGTCAACGTTGTGCCCGAAGGCTATAAGGCCCCCGAGGTCCCCGTGACGGCCGTCGCGGAAGTCGAAGGCGTTGATGCTGATGGCGAAGCACACGTTGAGATCGTCGAAGAGACCGCCGAGCAGGCTGCCGAAGTCGAGTAA
- a CDS encoding DUF2232 domain-containing protein, with translation MFDTLLLSVATIFGVVLAPMLPYVGVPIAAAGVAGLVYQDRLSAAVFGAVVGSVAAIAMSPVSAVFVIPVVLAVFFTVLMLPRTSVQRIAVVLIGVLAAATVGVSALAARLVGTTVSVQIATLFDEFGKGLGSSASAELLSQLSSAARLFGTIWPGWYFREAVFVGVITIMVVGWSAKKLEQPIEIPSLKQLDLTPHILWAFVSGLFLLAASYSSIPMAAAMGTVGTNLLLCAWPFLFIQGLSVMAAVLEKVGISSVGRVFGLVGFAVLDALTLAVSFTGLVDFWFNFRRLPRDGFTPSAPEHEVSDR, from the coding sequence ATGTTCGACACGTTGCTGCTTTCCGTGGCCACGATATTCGGCGTTGTCCTTGCGCCGATGTTGCCATATGTCGGGGTGCCGATCGCGGCAGCCGGAGTGGCCGGGCTCGTGTATCAGGACCGTCTGAGCGCGGCTGTGTTCGGTGCGGTTGTCGGCAGCGTGGCGGCTATCGCAATGAGTCCGGTCAGCGCCGTGTTTGTGATTCCCGTGGTGCTTGCGGTGTTCTTCACGGTGCTCATGCTGCCGCGCACAAGCGTGCAGAGGATCGCGGTCGTACTGATCGGGGTATTGGCGGCGGCAACCGTAGGTGTTTCCGCCTTGGCCGCGCGATTGGTGGGTACTACGGTTTCGGTTCAGATCGCGACGTTGTTCGATGAGTTCGGCAAGGGACTCGGGTCTTCTGCGAGTGCCGAGCTGCTTTCACAGTTGAGCTCTGCAGCGAGGCTCTTCGGCACGATTTGGCCGGGATGGTACTTTCGTGAGGCTGTGTTTGTCGGCGTCATCACGATCATGGTCGTAGGTTGGAGCGCGAAGAAACTGGAGCAGCCGATTGAGATCCCGTCTCTGAAGCAGCTGGATCTTACTCCACATATTCTGTGGGCTTTTGTCTCCGGCCTGTTCTTGTTGGCGGCGTCATACAGTTCGATACCGATGGCTGCCGCCATGGGGACCGTCGGGACAAACCTGTTGCTCTGCGCATGGCCCTTCCTGTTCATCCAAGGGCTGAGCGTAATGGCCGCAGTGCTTGAGAAGGTCGGCATCTCATCTGTCGGCCGGGTGTTTGGACTTGTCGGGTTTGCGGTGCTCGACGCGCTGACCCTTGCGGTGAGTTTCACCGGGCTGGTGGATTTCTGGTTCAACTTCCGACGGCTGCCGCGTGACGGTTTCACCCCGTCGGCGCCGGAGCACGAAGTGTCGGATCGCTAG
- a CDS encoding 30S ribosomal protein S18 translates to MSDFARKPRRKYCQFCKDHSEYIDYKDVQLLRKYMTDRGKIKPRRVSGTCAQHQHSLSMAIKRAREMALVPYTVPVISGRIDRRGGR, encoded by the coding sequence ATGTCCGATTTTGCACGCAAGCCTCGGCGCAAGTATTGCCAGTTTTGCAAGGATCACTCTGAGTACATCGACTACAAGGATGTGCAGTTGCTTCGCAAGTACATGACCGACCGTGGCAAGATCAAGCCTCGTCGTGTGTCAGGCACATGCGCCCAGCACCAGCATTCTCTTTCGATGGCGATCAAGCGCGCTCGTGAGATGGCGCTCGTTCCCTATACCGTGCCGGTCATCAGCGGCCGCATCGATCGCAGGGGTGGCAGGTAA
- a CDS encoding single-stranded DNA-binding protein codes for MSINRVCISGNLTRDPELRSTGGGMAILQMGVAVNDRRKNAQSGEWEDFPNYVDVVVFGARGESLSRFLSKGSKVFVEGKLRWSQWTDKNSGDKRSKIEVVADDIEFMTPRGEGGGSGDRGSYSAPTPAPAPAPVFEDDIPF; via the coding sequence ATGAGCATCAATCGCGTTTGCATAAGCGGGAACCTCACCCGCGACCCGGAACTCCGTTCAACCGGCGGCGGCATGGCCATTCTGCAGATGGGCGTGGCTGTCAACGACCGTCGCAAGAACGCTCAGTCCGGCGAGTGGGAGGATTTTCCGAACTACGTCGATGTAGTCGTCTTCGGAGCCCGTGGTGAGTCGCTGTCGCGTTTTCTCTCGAAGGGATCGAAGGTCTTCGTCGAGGGCAAGCTCCGCTGGAGCCAATGGACCGACAAGAATAGCGGCGACAAGCGCAGCAAGATCGAAGTCGTCGCTGACGATATCGAGTTCATGACCCCTCGTGGCGAGGGTGGCGGCAGTGGTGATCGCGGCTCCTACAGCGCTCCGACACCTGCACCTGCACCCGCTCCTGTCTTCGAGGACGATATTCCGTTCTAG
- a CDS encoding 30S ribosomal protein S6 translates to MKAYELLLLLNPSLDEETRAGVLDKVQGVITADGGVVDAVNSWGKRKLAFEIGKVAEGDYVLFDFHTAPAKVAELDRVLRITDPVIRFMLLQREDKD, encoded by the coding sequence GTGAAGGCTTACGAACTATTGCTTCTGCTCAACCCCTCTCTCGACGAAGAGACCCGCGCGGGCGTTCTGGACAAGGTCCAGGGCGTCATCACCGCCGACGGGGGTGTGGTGGATGCCGTCAACTCGTGGGGCAAGCGCAAGCTGGCCTTTGAGATCGGCAAGGTTGCCGAGGGGGACTACGTTCTCTTCGATTTCCACACCGCACCGGCCAAAGTTGCCGAGCTGGACCGCGTGCTGCGAATTACCGATCCTGTGATCCGCTTCATGCTCCTACAGCGCGAGGACAAAGACTAG